The following are encoded together in the Mugil cephalus isolate CIBA_MC_2020 chromosome 18, CIBA_Mcephalus_1.1, whole genome shotgun sequence genome:
- the LOC124995985 gene encoding B-cell receptor CD22-like, whose product MSVMAALRVNVVTVNMLLSVFFLSGVWTKCDEKTDLFITAPKKMEALSGSCLKIPCNYRVTPGTEFDSSRKTFGVWIKNDSRFGNHPENVVFNSSESVNIYPMNITGDLSQKNCTTLFSDLKTSHSDTYYFRIENEPFKATASCDHLQITVKDSPWRPTINISGDVKEKESVTITCSAFTPCPHSPPQLTWNLQQDPHNKIEENTDGTFTTKIQETITLSDTHDGNNIICSVRYPVNEGKDVKTAETQETFSVSYAPKDTSASISPSGLVSAGSWVNLTCSSRAKPPIRHFTWFKNSKDGPMEVSEGHSYSFTVTDGGVYYCVASNQLGNQTSLWIHLNVGGSLPWKTVLGGIIGIIVLICLIIFVWWLKSRHQSQQQTQSQRGEDLVVEEAAGETEVENIHYGEIDFSKQRRDPSSDSVQDGGQQQDTVYAQVKIKKPA is encoded by the exons ATGAGTGTCATGGCAGCCCTGCGTGTGAACGTGGTGACAGTCAACATGTTACTgagtgtcttctttctttcgg GTGTTTGGACTAAATGTGATGAGAAAACAGACctcttcattactgcaccaaagAAGATGGAAGCACTGAGTGGATCTTGTTTGAAAATCCCATGTAACTATAGAGTGACACCAGGAACCGAgtttgacagcagcagaaaaacctTTGGAGTGTggattaaaaatgactcaaggTTTGGAAATCATCCAGAAAATGTAGTTTTCAACAGTAGTGAGTCAGTTAACATCTATCCAATGAATATTACTGGAGACCTGAGTCAGAAAAACTGCACCACtctgttttctgatttaaaaacaagtcATTCAGACACATACTACTTCAGAATTGAGAACGAACCATTCAAGGCAACAGCTTCTTGTGATCATCTACAAATAACAGTTAAAG ATTCTCCTTGGAGACCCACAATTAACATCTCAGGTgatgtgaaggagaaggagtctGTCACTATCACCTGCTCAGCTTTCACTCCCTGTCCACACTCCCCCCCTCAACTCACCTGGAATCTACAACAAgaccctcacaacaaaatagaggaaaacacagatgggaCCTTTACAACTAAAATCCAGGAGACCATCACTCTGTCAGACACACATGATGGAAACAACATCATCTGTTCTGTCAGATATCCTGTGAATGAAGGAAAAGACGtcaagacagcagagacacaagagaCTTTCAGTGTTTCAT atgcTCCTAAAGACACCTCAGCATCCATCAGTCCATCAGGTTTGGTGTCAGCAGGTAGCTGGGTGAATCTGACCTGCTCCAGCAGAGCCAAGCCTCCCATCAGACACTTCACCTGGTTCAAGAACAGCAAAGATGGACCCATGGAAGTATCTGAAGGACACTCCTACAGCTTCACTGTGACTGATGGAGGAGTTTATTACTGTGTGGCCTCAAATCAACTTGGTAACCAGACGTCACTGTGGATTCATCTGAATGTTGGAG GTTCATTACCTTGGAAAACAGTTCTTGGAGGAATCATTGGGATCATTGTTCTCATCTGCTTGATCATCTTTGTTTG GTGGTTAAAGTCAAGGCATCAAAGTCAACAACAGACTCAG AGTCAAAGAGGTGAAGATCTGGTTGTtgaagaagctgcaggtgaAACAGAAGTAGAAAACATCCATTATGGAGAGATCGACTTCTCCAAGCAGAGACGTGACCCGTCCTCTGACTCAGTGCAGGACGGTGGACAGCAGCAGGACACGGTGTACGCACAGGTCAAGATCAAGAAACCAGCATAG
- the LOC125024395 gene encoding phosphoenolpyruvate carboxykinase, cytosolic [GTP]-like, translating to MLMLSGVPLVYESFNWQHGVFVGAAMRSEATAAAEHKGKVIMHDPFAMHPFFGYNFGDYLAHWLSMQSRKAPTHLPKIFHVNWFRKDPASGAFLWPGFGENDRVLEWIFKRCSREREDEAAKKSMIGWLPADGAIDTKGLGGKVDMGALILTVLTLFRAL from the exons ATGTTGATGTTGTCAGGAGTCCCTCTGGTCTACGAGTCCTTCAACTGGCAACATGGAGTATTTGTTGGAGCAGCTATGAGGTCTGAGGCCACAGCAGCTGCTGAAcataaag GCAAAGTGATCATGCACGACCCCTTTGCCATGCATCCGTTCTTTGGCTATAACTTCGGCGACTACCTCGCTCACTGGCTGAGCATGCAGAGCCGTAAGGCCCCCACTCATCTACCCAAGATCTTCCACGTCAACTGGTTCAGAAAGGACCCAGCATCTGGCGCCTTCCTTTGGCCCGGCTTCGGTGAAAACGACCGCGTGCTGGAGTGGATCTTCAAgcgctgcagcagagagagggaggacgaGGCGGCGAAGAAGAGCATGATCGGCTGGCTGCCAGCAGATGGCGCCATTGACACTAAAGGTCTGGGCGGCAAGGTGGATATGGGTGCCCTTATTTTAACAGTCCTCACACTATTCAGAGCATTGTAG
- the LOC124995810 gene encoding myosin-6-like: MSGDALMAEFGPAASFLRKSDKERLEAQTRPFDMKRNCFVPDPEVEYVKALISSRDGDKVTVETEFGKTVTHKEADIHPQNPPKFDKIEDMAMFTFLHEPAVLFNLKERYAAWMIYTYSGLFCVTVNPYKWLPVYDQAVVNAYRGKKRSEAPPHIYSISDNAYQYMLSDRENQSILITGESGAGKTVNTKRVIQYFASIAAVTGKKDASQERKGTLEDQIIQANPALEAFGNAKTIRNDNSSRFGKFIRIHFGVSGKLASADIETYLLEKSRVTYQLKAERDYHIFYQILSQKKPELLEMLLITNNPYDYCYISQGETTVASINDADELMATDEAFDVLGFTQEEKNGIYKLTGAIMHYGNMKFKQKQREEQAEPDGTEDTDKVAYLMGLNSADLIKGLCHPRVKVGNEWVTKGQNVQQVYYSIGALSKSVYEKMFLWMVVRINQSLDTKQPRQYFIGVLDIAGFEIFDYNTFEQLCINYTNEKLQQFFNHHMFVLEQEEYKKEGIVWEFIDFGMDLAACIELIEKPMGIMSILEEECMFPKASDATFKAKLYDNHLGKSPNFQKPRVVKGKPEAHFSLVHYAGTVDYNISNWLVKNKDPLNETVVGLYQKSTLKLLGVLFAGYAGAESAAESKGGKGTKKKGSSFQTVSALHRENLNKLMTNLRSTHPHFVRCIIPNETKTPGAMENPLVMHQLRCNGVLEGIRICRKGFPNRIQYGDFKQRYRILNPNAIPEGQFMDNKKAAEKLLGSLDIDHEQYKLGHTKVFFKAGLLGVLEEMRDDRLALIITGIQARARGLLARIEFQKIVERRDALLVIQWNVRAFMGVKNWPWMKMFFKIKPLLKSAETEKEMANMKEEFTKLKEAFAKSEARRKELEEKMVTLLQEKNDLQLQVQTEQDNLTDAEERCEGLIKSKIQLEAKSKELTERLEDEEEMNAELTAKKRKLEDECSELKKDIDDLELTLAKVEKEKHATENKVKNLTEEMAALDEIIAKLTKEKKALQEAHQQTLDDLQSEEDKVNSLTKAKVKLEQQVDDLEGSLEQEKKLRMDLERAKRKLEGDLKLTQENVMDLENDKQQLEEKLKKKDFEISQQLSKIEDEQAMGAQLQKKLKELQARIEELEEELEAERAARAKVEKQRADLARELEEISERLEEAGGATAAQIEMNKKREAEFQKMRRDLEEATLQHEATAASLRKKNADSVADLGEQIDNLQRVKQKLEKEKSELKLELDDVVSNMEQIVKVKTNLEKMCRTLEDQMTEYKTKSEEAQRSINDFTMQKAKLQTENGELSRQLEEKDSLVSQLTRGKLSYTQQVEDLKRQLEEEVKAKNALAHAVQSSRHDCDLLREQFEEEQEAKAELQRSMSKANSEVAQWRTKYETDAIQRTEELEEAKKKLAQRLQDAEEAVEAANAKGSSLEKTKHRLQGEIEDLMVDVERSNAAAAALDKKQRNFDKVLAEWKQKYEESQTELESAQKEARSLSTELFKLKNSYEESLDHLETMKRENKNLQEEISDLTEQLGEGGKSIHELEKIRKQLEQEKTEIQTALEEAEGSLEHEESKILRAQLEFNQVKADIERKLVEKDEEMEQAKRNHQRVVDTLQGSLEAETRSRNEALRVKKKMEGDLNEMEIQLSQSNRQATEAQKQLKAVHAHLKDCQLQLDDAVRSSEDLKENIAIVERRNNLLQAELDELRSLVEQTERGRKLAEQELLDVSERVQLLHSQNTSLLNQKKKLESDTAQLQSEVEEALQESRNAEEKAKKAITDAAMMAEELKKEQDTSAHLERMKKNMEQTIKDLQHRLDEAEQIAMKGGKKQVQKLEARVRELENEVDLEQRRSSDSVKGVRKYERRIKELTYQTEEDKKNLSRLQDLVDKLQLKVKSYKRTAEEAEEQSNANLGKLRKLQHELEEAEERADIAESQVNKLRAKTRDPGAKKGHDEE, encoded by the exons ATGTCGGGTGACGCCTTGATGGCGGAGTTTGGGCCTGCAGCCTCCTTCCTGAGAAAGTCAGACAAGGAGCGGCTGGAGGCTCAGACCCGACCCTTTGACATGAAGAGGAATTGTTTTGTGCCCGACCCCGAGGTGGAATACGTTAAAGCCTTAATTTCTAGTAGAGATGGCGACAAAGTCACCGTTGAAACTGAGTTTGGAAAG ACTGTAACCCACAAGGAGGCAGACATCCACCCCCAGAACCCGCCAAAGTTTGATAAAATTGAGGACATGGCAATGTTTACCTTCCTCCATGAGCCTGCTGTGCTGTTTAACCTCAAAGAGCGCTATGCAGCATGGATGATCTAC ACCTACTCTGGGCTGTTCTGTGTGACTGTCAACCCCTACAAGTGGCTGCCAGTGTACGACCAGGCGGTGGTCAATGCatacagaggaaagaagaggagtgAAGCTCCTCCTCACATTTACTCAATCTCTGACAATGCCTACCAGTACATGCTCTCTG ACAGAGAGAACCAGTCAATCCTCATCAC TGGAGAATCTGGTGCAGGAAAGACTGTGAACACCAAGAGAGTCATTCAGTACTTTGCCAGCATTGCAGCTGTTACTGGCAAAAAGGATGCAAGTCAGGAGAGAAAG gGCACCCTGGAAGATCAAATCATCCAGGCCAATCCTGCTCTGGAGGCTTTTGGGAATGCCAAGACCATACGAAATGACAATTCCTCCAGATTT GGTAAATTCATTCGAATCCACTTTGGGGTCAGTGGAAAGTTGGCTTCTGCTGACATTGAGACAT ATCTGCTGGAGAAATCTCGGGTCACCTACCAGCTCAAAGCTGAGAGGGACTATCACATCTTCTACCAGATTCTGTCCCAAAAGAAACCGGAACTGTTGG AAATGCTGTTGATCACCAACAACCCCTATGACTACTGCTACATCTCCCAAGGAGAAACAACTGTAGCCTCCATTAATGATGCAGATGAGCTGATGGCCACTGAT GAAGCTTTTGATGTCCTGGGCTTCACCCAAGAGGAGAAGAATGGCATTTATAAGTTGACTGGTGCCATCATGCATTATGGAAACATGAAGTTCAAacagaagcagagggaggaacAAGCAGAGCCTGACGGCACAGAGG ATACAGACAAAGTGGCATACCTTATGGGTCTAAACTCTGCTGACCTCATCAAAGGACTGTGCCACCCAAGAGTGAAAGTGGGCAATGAATGGGTCACAAAAGGTCAAAATGTGCAGCAG GTGTACTACTCTATTGGTGCTCTGTCCAAGTCAGTGTACGAGAAAATGTTCCTGTGGATGGTGGTGAGAATCAACCAATCTCTGGATACCAAACAACCCCGGCAGTACTTCATTGGTGTGCTGGACATTGCTGGATTTGAGATCTTTGAT TACAACACCTTTGAGCAACTGTGCATCAACTACACCaatgagaagctgcagcagttctTCAATcatcacatgtttgtgttggagCAAGAGGAGTACAAGAAAGAGGGCATCGTGTGGGAGTTCATTGACTTTGGCATGGATTTGGCAGCCTGCATAGAACTCATTGAAAAG CCTATGGGCATCATGTCCATCCTTGAAGAGGAGTGCATGTTCCCCAAAGCCAGTGATGCAACATTTAAAGCCAAACTGTATGACAATCATCTAGGTAAAAGTCCTAACTTCCAGAAGCCCAGGGTTGTAAAGGGGAAACCAGAGGCCCATTTCTCTCTGGTTCACTATGCCGGCACTGTTGATTATAACATCTCAAATTGGTTGGTGAAAAACAAGGACCCACTGAATGAGACCGTGGTTGGACTTTATCAGAAGTCTACTCTGAAGTTACTAGGTGTGCTATTTGCAGGGTatgctggagcagaatcag CCGCGGAGTCCAAGGGAGGAAAGGGTACAAAGAAGAAAGGTTCTTCCTTCCAGACCGTGTCTGCTCTGCACAGG GAGAATCTGAATAAACTGATGACCAATCTCAGGTCAACTCACCCACATTTTGTACGCTGCATCATCCCCAATGAGACCAAGACTCCTGGGGCTATGGAGAATCCTCTGGTAATGCACCAGCTGCGCTGTAATGGTGTGCTGGAGGGCATCAGGATCTGCAGGAAGGGATTCCCCAACAGGATCCAGTATGGAGACTTCAAACAAAG ATATCGTATCCTGAACCCCAATGCTATTCCTGAGGGACAGTTCATGGACaacaaaaaagcagcagaaaagctTTTGGGCTCTTTGGACATTGATCATGAGCAGTACAAGCTGGGACACACAAAG GTGTTCTTCAAAGCTGGTCTGCTGGGTGTTCTTGAGGAGATGAGAGATGATCGCCTCGCTCTCATTATAACTGGAATTCAAGCAAGAGCCAGAGGATTACTCGCCAGGATTGAGTTCCAAAAAATTGTTGAGCGCAG GGATGCCTTGCTGGTGATCCAGTGGAATGTGCGTGCCTTCATGGGTGTCAAGAATTGGCCCTGGATGAAGATGTTCTTCAAAATTAAACCTCTGCTGAAGTCAGCTGAGACTGAGAAAGAGATGGCAAACATGAAAGAGGAATTCACAAAGCTCAAAGAGGCTTTTGCAAAATCTGAAGCCCGcaggaaggagctggaggaaaaaatggTCACCCTTCTCCAAGAGAAGAATGACCTACAGCTCCAAGTCCAAACT GAACAAGACAATCTTACAGATGCCGAGGAGCGCTGTGAGGGTCTGATCAAGAGCAAAATCCAGCTTGAAGCCAAATCCAAAGAACTGACAGAGAGactggaggatgaggaggagatgaatgCAGAGCTGACTGCCaagaagaggaagctggaggacgAGTGCTCAGAGCTCAAGAAGGACATTGATGATCTGGAACTGACTCTGGCTaaagtggaaaaagagaaacatgccACTGAGAACAAG GTAAAAAACCTGACCGAAGAGATGGCAGCTCTGGATGAAATCATTGCTAAGCTGACCAAAGAGAAGAAAGCTCTTCAGGAAGCTCATCAGCAAACACTGGATGACCTGCAGAGTGAGGAAGACAAAGTCAACAGTCTGACCAAGGCAAAAGTCAAGCTGGAGCAGCAAGTTGATGAT CTTGAAGGTTCactggagcaggagaagaaactGAGAATGGATCTGGAAAGAGCCAAGAGAAAACTGGAAGGGGACTTGAAGCTAACTCAAGAAAATGTGATGGATCTGGAGAACGacaagcagcagctggaggaaaagctcaaaaa GAAAGATTTTGAAATTAGCCAGCAGCTCAGCAAAATTGAAGATGAGCAGGCCATGGGGGCTCAGCTCCAGAAGAAACTGAAGGAGCTACAG GCCCGCATtgaagagctggaggaagaaCTGGAGGCAGAGCGAGCTGCCCGAGCCAAGGTGGAGAAACAGAGAGCTGACTTAGccagagagctggaggagatcaGCGAGAGGCTGGAAGAGGCTGGAGGAGCCACTGCTGCCCAGATCGAGATGAACAAGAAGAGGGAGGCCGAGTTTCAGAAGATGCGCAGAGACCTCGAAGAGGCTACTCTGCAGCATGAAGCCACTGCTGCCTCACTGAGAAAGAAGAATGCAGACAGTGTGGCTGACCTGGGAGAGCAGATCGACAACTTGCAACGAGTCAAGCagaagctggagaaagagaagagcgAGCTCAAACTGGAGTTGGATGACGTGGTCTCCAACATGGAGCAGATCGTCAAAGTGAAA ACCAACTTGGAGAAAATGTGCCGCACTCTTGAGGATCAAATGACTGAATACAAGACAAAATCAGAGGAGGCCCAGCGCTCCATCAATGACTTCACAATGCAGAAAGCAAAGCTTCAAACTGAAAATG GTGAGCTGTCaaggcagctggaggagaaagacTCTTTGGTCTCCCAGTTGACCAGAGGGAAGCTGTCATACACTCAGCAGGTTGAAGACCTCAAAAGACAGCTAGAAGAGGAAGTAAAG GCCAAGAATGCACTTGCCCATGCAGTGCAGTCGTCTCGTCATGACTGTGATCTGTTGAGGGAGCAGTttgaagaggagcaggaggccaaAGCTGAGCTCCAGCGCAGCATGTCCAAGGCCAATTCTGAGGTGGCTCAGTGGAGAACCAAGTACGAAACTGATGCCATCCAAAGGACAGAGGAGCTGGAAGAAGCAAA GAAAAAGCTAGCTCAACGCTTGCAGGATGCAGAGGAAGCTGTTGAAGCAGCAAATGCAAAAGGCTCCTCCCTGgagaaaaccaaacacaggctTCAGGGGGAGATTGAGGATCTCATGGTGGATGTGGAGAGAtctaatgctgctgctgcggctttggacaagaaacaaagaaactttgACAAG GTCCTTGCTGAGTGGAAGCAAAAGTATGAGGAGTCCCAAACTGAGTTGGAAAGTGCCCAGAAAGAGGCTCGTTCTCTCAGCACTGAACTCTTCAAACTTAAAAACTCCTATGAAGAGTCTCTGGATCATCTGGAAACCATGAAACGAGAAAACAAGAATCTTCAAG aggaaatttcTGACCTGACTGAGCAACTTGGTGAGGGAGGAAAGAGCATCCATGAGCTGGAGAAGATCCGTAAACAGCTAGAGCAGGAGAAGACCGAGATACAAACTGCTCTGGAGGAGGCTGAG GGCTCCCTTGAGCATGAAGAGAGCAAGATCCTTAGAGCTCAGCTGGAGTTCAACCAGGTTAAAGCTGACATTGAGCGCAAGTTGGTGGAGAAGGACGAGGAGATGGAGCAGGCCAAGCGCAACCATCAGAGAGTGGTGGACACTCTGCAGGGTTCTCTCGAGGCTGAGACTCGCAGCAGAAATGAGGCTCTcagagtgaagaagaagatggagggagatcTGAATGAGATGGAGATCCAGCTGAGTCAGTCCAACCGTCAGGCAACTGAGGCTCAGAAGCAGCTCAAAGCTGTCCATGCTCACCTGAAG GACTGCCAGTTGCAGTTGGATGATGCTGTCCGCAGCAGTGAAGATCTGAAGGAAAACATTGCCATTGTAGAGAGACGTAACAACCTGCTGCAGGCTGAACTCGATGAGCTGAGGTCTCTGGTGGAGCAGACTGAGAGAGGCCGTAAGCTGGCTGAGCAGGAACTGTTGGATGTTAGTGAGAGAGTTCAGCTCTTGCACTCCCAG AACACCAGCCTGctgaaccagaagaagaagctggaaagTGACACTGCTCAGCTTCAGAGTGAAGTGGAGGAGGCTTTGCAGGAGTCCAGAAATGCTGAAGAGAAGGCAAAGAAGGCCATCACTGATGCTGCCATGatggcagaggagctgaagaaggagcaggacaCCAGCGCCCACCTGGAGCGTATGAAGAAAAACATGGAGCAAACCATCAAAGACCTTCAGCACCGCCTTGATGAAGCTGAGCAAATAGCCATGAAAGGTGGCAAGAAGCAGGTCCAGAAGCTGGAAGCCAGG GTGAGAGAGCTGGAAAATGAGGTGGATTTGGAGCAAAGGAGAAGCAGTGACTCAGTAAAAGGGGTCCGCAAGTACGAGAGACGCATCAAAGAGCTAACCTACCAG ACGGAGGAGGATAAAAAGAATCTGAGCCGTCTGCAGGACCTGGTGGATAAACTGCAGCTTAAAGTTAAATCCTACAAGAGGACTGCAGAGGAGGCC GAGGAACAGTCTAATGCTAATCTTGGCAAGTTGCGCAAGTTACAGCATGAGCtggaagaagcagaggagcGGGCTGACATAGCAGAGTCCCAGGTCAACAAGTTGAGAGCGAAGACCCGTGACCCGGGAGCTAAG AAAGGGCACGATGAAGAGTGA